The nucleotide sequence CTTGTTTCATACCAAGGAGCCAgctagactcatgcccagaccttAGTTGGCCCACCTCAGCAGGAAACAATATTGTGACTCTTAATAATGAACACTATGAACCAGTTAGGATTTAGGGAGGTAGAACAACTCAGGAATAACTGAGCTCAGTAGACTCAAGAGGCCAGACCTAGGCATGTTCGCTGCTCAGCAAGTTACAGCCTTTGGCCTAGCACTCAGCATGTAGCACAGACGGGACATTTCATATATGGAACACACCAAACTCTTCCTTCCCTTGAAATGAGcacttttagctgggcagtggtgcctttaatcccagcactcaggagacaaaggcaggtggatctctgagttgaggccagcctggtctacagagtgagttccagggcaaccagggctacacagagaaaccctgtcttgaaaaaccaaataaataaataaattaattaattaattaattaattaaaaaataaagaaaaggaagagaaagaaacactttggctacacagagaaaccctgtcttaaaaaaccaaataaataaataaattaattaaaaaaaaagaaaaggaagagaaagaagcacttttaaaatgacaaaagcaaaacctcattGTGAAGAGATGTCATTATACAGGTAAATAAAAGAACAGTGACATTTAAGTTTGGACCATTGGCCCTATGAGGGCGACCCCTCTAGGCCTGGGGGTCAGGCCCCATGATGATGTGTTCTGTGTGCCCCCCACCTTGCTGCACCCACTAGTGCTGCTGCCAGGTGACCCAGGGCAGTAAGCTGTGGCTCTGCTGTGGCCAGAGAAGCCTGCCTTGGTCATCTCACTTGCGGCTCCATCTCTGTTCCTGTCATGCTCATCTCGAGACTCTGGGGCCTTGGCTGTACCTGTACTGTACACtgttttgtagatgaggaaaaGGCCAAACAGGATCCATCTTATTACCTGAAAAATACGAATGCTGAGACCCGAGAGACACTACAGGAGCTCTACAAAGAGTTCAAAGGAGATGAGATTTTAGCAGCCACCATGAAGGCACCTGAGAAGAAGAAGGTGGACCAACTGAATGCTGTGAGTGGGTTGCTCTGGCTCTGCTTCTTCCCCAGGAGAGACCCCGGGGAAGGTGCTGACAGGGGTGCACCTGGAGGTGTGGCTGGGTGGGGCCCTCCAGGGCTGCTGAGGTGACTGGGCTCCAAACAAATCAAAAGGGAGCCACACGCCCTGGGGCTGAGGAACGGTTGGCAGCAGTGGAGCGGCAGAAGTAGCGCTGCCTTGTGCTGTGAGCCCTGACCCAGGCCTCAGCCAAGCTCTCTGCTGTCTCTGGTGCTCCACAGGCAGCGTCTACATTTCAGGACAGAGAGGCAAGGGCTTGCAGGTCTATAATGGCAGAGAGGACTGGGCTTGCCAGGGCTACTGAGGTCCTATCTACAGCTGTGGTGCTGGAATTTCCTCAGTACATTTAGCTGATAGGTGCTGTCTTTCTCCTGTTTAGACTGAGCCTAAAAAGTCTCTGCCATGGAAAAGGCAGAGGTGGGGTCTGACCCATAGGGAGTTATCCAGGAAAtcttagaaaattaaattaagttcaTTGTCTGCAATTTCCCTATTTAAGCACGGATATTGTACCTCTCGGTATTACTGTCATGTTGATCagtcctcattttttttccttctttatgatgaaaaaattcatttattccCTCCCCCATTAAAGAGATCATGtgtttactatatatatatatatatatatatatatatatatatatatatatatatatgtatgttagaGAGATGGATCCGTGGCACTTGTTTttgagaacccaggtttggttcccatgacagctcacaaccatccaggggatctgacttcctcttctgacttctgagggttcaggcatgcatgtgttgcAAAgatatgcatgcaagcaaaacactcagacacatagtcattttgttgtctttgcttctgaactggaactcactctgtagaccagtctgacctcaaattcagatagtgctgtctgcctctgccttcagagtgctgggacaaaaggtgtgcaccaccacacccgatAACATGACCATTTTTCCCCCTAAGGAaaccagctgggtgtggtggcgcaggcctttaatttcagcactcggggggcagaggcagacaagtcTCTGAGCTCTAAAactgcctgggctacacagaaactgtaccttaaaaaacagaagagaaacctTTAGAAATAAACTTAGAAGTGCCTTTGTATTCCTGTCATGGGAGAAGATGCTGTACCTGTGAGGGTCTTCCCATCTTGACTTAATATTGTTAGTTTCAGTTTGTTTGAGGCCTTGGGCTCTGATTCCAACTAGGCCTTCAGCTGTTCTCTTGGTGTCAGTAATCTCGTCCTCTGATCTTTGCTGACTCTCTCCCTGTGGCTTTGTGGTGGTCAAAGGTTGTCCTTGAGGAGAGGTATCGGGTCTGAGCACATGGTTTTCTTGCAGGCCCACTATTCCACAGGAAAGGTCAGTGCGTCCTTCACCTCCACTGCCATGGTACCCGAGACCACGCATGAAGCAGGTAGCCACCTCTACTTCCTCAGTTCACTGGGACAGAATCCACATTGGGAGCAAGTAGGGCTTCCCAGCATCCCCACTGTGCCTTTACTTGCAGTCTCTGGTGGTTGGTGGTTGTGGTGGGTGTTCTTGGAAGGTAGGCTCTGAGTCAGAAGCATTCTCACATATGGTCTTGGCCCTTGTCTGGAAGTACCCTGCTCTCAGGCCCTTAGAGCCTGTAGCATCGTATTGTCCTTGATATGATCTCAGAGCTGGGGTGCTCCTGACTGGGGAAGGCTCCTTGGTGCTGATGTTGTGTGACATGCCATGGAGCCTGAATGGAGGAGCTACCTGAGGTACAGGGCAAGTGCCGAGCTCAGAACTTGTTTGCAGCTGTCATTGATGAGGATGTTCTACGCTACCAGTTTGTGAAGAAGAAGGGCTATGTGAGGTTGCACACCAACAAGGGCGACCTTAACCTAGAGCTGCACTGTGACCTGGTGAGTATGTGGCTGTTCCCAGGTGGTTGCTGGGGTATTTGGATATTTAAGACATCTTAAATGTAGGGCTATAGTTAGTTTGTTTCTAAGAGGTCTTGCCTGACTCCTGCTGAGAACCAAAGtgctctgacttcctttcctGGAGTTTCAACAACATAGCATGCCTCCTTGGGTGCTGCTAGGTGTGTGTGCAAAGCTAAGGACTAGGACCCGGCTCTCCCATGTTCTGCCATGTGTCATATGGCTGCAGGACTCTGATGACTTAATTTTTGGAGGGCAGACTGAACCATGGTCTGCAGACAGGTAGCTCACTCTTGTGATGAAAGGCCTACATGTCTTTTGTGACTCTGCTGTTGACCACTGTGCCTTATAGAATATTGGGATATTTTGCAGACACCAAAAACGTGTGAAAACTTCATCAAGCTCTGCAAGAAACAGTATTACGATGGCACCATCTTTCATAGGTCCATCAGGAACTTTGTGGTGAGTGGAACAAGCTGGTGCTGCCCATAGATGCCTGGTGGCATGGGTAGCACCCATGAACCAATGGGCTTGTGTTCTCTGTCCCTGACACCTGGTTCAGGCTGTGTGTGGCCAGGGTAGGGTCTTCGGGTGTATCTTGTGCCAGGGATCCTATAGATGGCCCAGAAGAcgtggggtgggagaggaggtCCCTGTCCTCAGCGCAGCACATGCCATTGGGCAGAGGGAGCATCAGAGCCAGTGACCTCACTGGGTTTTGTTTCTGCAGATCCAGGGCGGTGACCCCACAGGTACAGGCACAGGTAGGTGTTGGTACCAGGCCTTTTCCATCAGAGTGATGCGTGGGGTCTGGTGGGGAGTTGGGCCTGAAGAGCTCTGGATGTGGAATCTCAGATTTGGGGGTGGCTTGCCACAGTGTCTGTCCTTCTGGGCCACCTTGGGCACACCTTTTAGTTTCCCCACCTTTCTGCTCTGCTCAGCCCCAGGGTCCTACCATaacaaggcagaggaaggtgtaATAAGGTGGCCCCATGGCTCCTATAGGGCATAATAACATTTCCCCCAAGCTTTCAGCTACATGGGCCAGCTATGACTTCCACCCACGTTTGAATGATGCTTGTAGCTTTGGCCTTGTAGCCCCTGGCCCACAAGGGTGATGAAGGTGCTAGGATCTAGGGGTCATCCAGAGGGGTGCCCCAGGGCCCGGGGCTTTCTCTGATGCTCCTGGAATAGGTTCTGGCTGACCTCTGACTGTGCTTTTCTGTTCCAGGTGGAGAGTCCTACTGGGGCAAGCCTTTCAAAGATGAGTTCCGCCCCAACCTCTCCCACACAGGCCGTGGGGTGCTCAGCATGGCCAACTCGGGGCCCAACACCAACAAGTCTCAGTTGTGAGTCCAGCTGTTCTTGCTCGGCTGCTGGGGTGGTTTTCAGAGTGCCTGGAGTGCTCCCTAAAAGTTGTGCTTTGTCCAGGTCAAGTGGACACAAGTCCACAGTACACAGTCAGACCGAGCACCAGCCCTCCAGGAAAGGTGCCAAGTCAGCCGGTAGAACTGCATTCCTCTCGGGGTATGACAGGCAGAACCAGGAGTGTATGGATGCCAGGCACCATGCAGGGTTTACTGGTCCAGTGCTTTGGGAGGAGGTATTCTGAGGACAAGTGACCAGGGAGAGGTGCTCGGTAGTGGTGGGTGGTAAGGCTCTTGGATGTCTGGTCTCATGTTTTGGAATAGAATAGGTGTGTATCATATTCTATTCTTCATCTAAAAATATGGCTTAACTCTCTtggagatatgtgtgtgtgtgtatatatatattacacatacacatttttttctttttgtgctgtGGTATGAACCTAGAGCTTTGTGTGTGCTAAATACATGTTCTACCATTAAAATGGTCTCCAGCCTgggtatatctttttttttttttttttttttgcttttcgagacagggtttctctgtggctttggagcctgtcctggaactagctctgtagaccaggctggtctcgaactcacagagatccgcctgcctctgcctcccgagtgctgggattaaaggcgtgcgccatcattgCCTGGCTGGGTATATCTTTTTTGAgtatagttttttcttttttaaaacatattttgagacagggcttcattaagtagaccaggctggctttgaaccttaacctctgagccatctctccagccccattcgacagcattctttttttttttttgtcagcatTTCCTTAGTCTTTTCAAAATCTAAATATTTCCGTTGCatgtttgttttcccttttgcTATATTTTACTTTCCTGCTATTTTCTTCaggtttatttcattctttttctagCTTCCTTTATTATGTTAGAAACTCACAAGATCTCgctgatggtggcacacacctggaggCAGTAGAATCAGTTCAGTTATGCTCGGTGCCATAAGGGAGTCCTTGTTCCAGGGGCAGCACTGTGCGTGGGTGTGGCCTCACTGAGGGTCTGTGTGGACTGTGAATGAGGCTCATATCCTGTTGTCACAGTAGGCCCTAGTCCACCTGTGACTTTGTGTAGGGACCCATCCcatacacttcctgttttctgttatatttatttagaggtaaGGTCACACTGTAcctcaggctggtctcgagctcaggCGCCTGTGCTAGGGTTGCAGGTGTGAGTCCTCTCACCCATCCTCCTTTTGTCTGATGTCTTCCAGTGTTTACAAAGTCTTCAGTCTAGGACTTCCTCCAGATAGCACACATATCTGGCCTGTTTGGTATGGCTCCCCTAACCACTGCCTTCCTGCAGATAATCTCATAGTTAGCTCAAGCCTCCAGTCTCTCCTACTTGGCTCGCATGGGATTTTGGTAGCCAAGCTCTGGGTTATCTCCAGGGGTCTGGATTTACCTGGGAAAGGCAGGTAGCTTCTACAGAGGAACTAGAGCCATGGTGGGTGGCCAGCTTGCTGCTTCCCTGATCTCCCTGTGCTTTCCCCAGCTTCATCACGTTCCGCTCCTGTGCTTACCTGGATAAGAAGCACACCATCTTCGGACGGTAAGAGTGGATGCCATGCATGTTTGCAGTGCGGTGTGGGCCTCACTGCCTTTCCCTAGACGGGTATTCCCACACCGTCCCCGCTGAGGACTGTGGGTGTTCCTGGGGAAAGGTTGGCTGTCCTGTAGAGCCAAGGAGACAGACCTGGGTGCCCTGGCTCCTCTTCCCTCTCAGGCGCCTTTTTGGATGTCTGAAGCAGTCCCTTCTCCTCAGCCCCACAAAGGACAGTCCGTGCCAATGATTCAATTGTAGAGTTATAGGGGTTACATAGAATTAGAGTACAAAGGATTATTAGTTCCTGGCCAGCCTCAGTCACTTAGACTTGGTAAGACCCTGCCTTAGTAAAGAGGGGGAAACAAAGTATGGAAACAAGGACTGTGATTTTGTCCAAGGTAGGACTTCAGTCAGCACACCTGGGTGGGTGTGGTCGCTGCCCCCTTCTCTGCTGTGGCCCATCCTGTCCTGCCTGGTGACTAGTCTACAGTCCTTCTCTTGGTATATTTTGACTCTGCCATGAATGGTACTCTGCTCAGGGTACACAGAGACCCAGCCCTGTCTCTCTACTATAGGGTTGTTGGGGGTTTTGACACGCTGACAGCTATGGAGAATGTGGAGAGTGACCCCAAAACTGACCGTCCTAAGGTATGTACCTTGGAGAACAGAGGACCACTGCCTACTGGGTGCTGGCTGGGGAAGTCTGCTGCCCGCTCACAGAGTCCCTCTGCCACCAGGAGGAAATACGCATATGTGCAACCACGGTGTTTGTGGACCCCTATGAGGAGGCTGATGCCCAGGTGAGAAAGGTGCCAGACAGGTCACGTGGTTGTTGGTTGGGAACAAGAGGACACACCCCGAGGCTCTAGATGAGTGAGGAGACCCCACTCTGGACTCTGCAAGAGGACACACCCCGAGGCTCTAGATGAGTGAGGAGACCCCACTCTGGACTCCACTTCAGACAGTTTTGCTATCCCCAGATTGCCCAGGAGCGGAAGAAGACACAGCAGCAAGTGGATCCAGAGGCCAAGGTCAAGACGAGCCAGCCCCAGCCTGGAAGCCAGGGGCCCCAGACATACCGCCAGGGGGTGGGCAAGTACATCAACCCAGCAGCCACGTGAGTGTGCTTGATGGTggtctctctcctgtctctgatGCTGTCTTCTCACAGTGATCTTAGTGATAGCACAGGccgaccaggtggtggtggcgcgtgcctttaatcccagcacttgggagtttgaggccagcctggtttatagagtttcagaacaggctccaaagttacacagagaaaccctttctcgaaaaaccaaaccaaacccacagGCCAGACTAGAGCTAAGGGTCTAGAAAGGCCCTGTGCGGGCCAGGATGCTTTAGTGGGAGTAGCACTTTGTAGAGGACGAGGACGCCTCTGCAGGGAAAGCTGCCTATGTGTGGAGCGTCCTCAGAGGGCTTGAGCATGGGCGCCTAGCTCTTCTGTGGCAACTGGAGTAGTTTTCTTTGTGTCTCAGGAAGCGAGCAGCAGAGGAAGAACCATCAACCAGCACAGCTGTCCCCATGGCCAAGAAGAAGCCCAGCCGGGGCTTTGGGGACTTCAGCTCCTGGTAGCAGCAGGCTGGTCTCATGGTTCCTGGTATGGTGCATGGCTGTGGGCTTCAGTCTCTGAGCTGTCTGTCCTTGTCAAATTTGGCTCTGAGCCAATAAACCTCTTGCCTATGGCTGGGTCCAGTTTTGGCCCCTGGGGCCCCTGGCCTCTCGATGCCTCGTCTGGTGCCAATGGCCCTGTCTTGGGTTAGCGAGGAAGGCTGTGTCCTTTACTCCCACCCCAGCCATCTCTGCCCCAGGATGGCTATGTGCTCACTCAGCACAGTTCCCTGGCTAGTGCCATCACCGGTGTATTTAAAAAACGCAGATGCTCAGGGAGccactataatcccagcattcattccGAATGAATGCCAAGGCAGGAAGGTTGAGTGCTcagggctaacctgggctataaaGGGAGACTCTCTCAAAAGAAATTTTGGCGTGGAGATTGAGACTGGTTCTCAGACCCTGGTTTGGATCCTGAGGTGGAGTTTGCCCTCCCAGGCTGACAAGATCTTGTGAGCTTCCTTCTGTTGACAGCACTTCCCTAAGCACTCGCTCTGCCCTTGCCTGAGGCAGGCGTGCTTGAGGTCCTGTCTGCTCAGCTGCCCAGTCAGTGGCTTGTGCTGTGATTTAGGAATCCCTGCTGATTCCTTTCTACTGACCGTCACCAActacttattttgtgtttttgagacagggtctctctgtatgtacccttagctgtcctgaaactcactatgtaaggtcaagctggccttaaactcagatccacctgttcctgcctccccaagtgctgggattagagatgtacGCCATGCCTGGTTTACCAACTCCTTCTGATTCCAGGGCAGTCTCTTGAtcctgaaaatgattttatggcttggcagtggcggcgcacacctttaatcccagcactcaggaggcagagacaggcggatctctgtgagtccgaggccacagagcgagtcccaggacaACCACAGCtattatgtagagaaaccctgtctcaaaaaaccaacagaGAAAAGGCCTTTGGCATCGGCTCTTCTGTGTCCGAACAGCTTCTAGCCATCGTTTGTCATTACTTTGCCTTCCATCTTGAACCTGAGCCGACTTCCAGCTTTCCCCAGCTGCCCCTCCAGAAGTGTGGGCACTGTGTCCTCTGGAGGCTGCGTCATGTCGTGGCGTATATTCTCTGGCCTGCCTACGGCTCCCTTGTCCTTGGGGTGCCACATTAAATTGTAACTTAGGCTTgattcttggtttttttgtttttgtttttcttatcttgCCCAAAACCTTGTGTCCACAAAATCCCTAAAGTTCTTGAGAATGTAGCCTggacttcttttcatttctgatgtttAAATCACAGCCCAAGCCTTCTCTATTTCTGGGAGATGGACAGTCTGTCCTGCCTCACCACCTGTCTCCCCTCATCCACTTCCAGCTGCTCTTGCATGATCTCAGGGCATGAGTGCTGCTCATCACTGGCTCTTCTTGAGGCGAGAATGTGGTCTGGTCCCTGCTCACAGGCCAGTTACACTCCAGCCTAGCCCACTAAGCCACCTGCCTGTGGGTGTCACTTTAGGTCCCAACTCCCTGGTGTCCTTCCACCCTGCCTTCCTCTACCCTTTCAGGATCCTCTCTTGATTCCTCTGCTATAGGCAAGCTGATACGTCACAATTATGACGGGTCATGAAGCCGGGACCAGATACAGTGACACACCTGTAGTAActtaggaagaggaggaaggaggatcattGCACATTCTAGGCCAGTTGAGGccacatagtaagatcctgtcctctaaaataaaaacaaaagagaggcagacagatggtgGGACCTTGTctgaaagaaaaagtgaaaaagcaGCCCAGGGCTGCAGAGCAGGGCTCCTCTGCGGCTCTGTGCGACAGAGGCAGTGCCTGACTGTTTCCTCACACTTTCCGCAGGCCACAC is from Microtus pennsylvanicus isolate mMicPen1 chromosome 1, mMicPen1.hap1, whole genome shotgun sequence and encodes:
- the Ppil2 gene encoding RING-type E3 ubiquitin-protein ligase PPIL2 isoform X3; this translates as MGKRQHQKDKMYITCAEYTHFYGGRKPDITRTSFRRLPFDHCSLSLQPFVYPVCTPEGVVFDLLNIVPWLKKYGTNPSNGEKLDGKSLIKLNFAKNSEGQYHCPVLYSVFTDNTHIVAIRTTGNVYTYEAVEQLNIKAKNLRDLLTDEPFSRQDIITLQDPTNLDKFNVSNFFHVKNNMKVIDPDEEKAKQDPSYYLKNTNAETRETLQELYKEFKGDEILAATMKAPEKKKVDQLNAAHYSTGKVSASFTSTAMVPETTHEAAVIDEDVLRYQFVKKKGYVRLHTNKGDLNLELHCDLTPKTCENFIKLCKKQYYDGTIFHRSIRNFVIQGGDPTGTGTGGESYWGKPFKDEFRPNLSHTGRGVLSMANSGPNTNKSQFFITFRSCAYLDKKHTIFGRVVGGFDTLTAMENVESDPKTDRPKEEIRICATTVFVDPYEEADAQIAQERKKTQQQVDPEAKVKTSQPQPGSQGPQTYRQGVGKYINPAATEQQRKNHQPAQLSPWPRRSPAGALGTSAPGSSRLVSWFLATLPGAWVLKGSGALARPLLPVDAAEVVVIPLQRGLTSEMASALQALLSDVSSSVSVPHRRHQGLAALARQQGSHGCFVCLSLVALILTASSQLLPGRCPVSLTLQPTFVQGGSCVLFCSCPLGERTGPTRAYISTGCIERKWQLFRQ
- the Ppil2 gene encoding RING-type E3 ubiquitin-protein ligase PPIL2 isoform X2 translates to MKVIDPDEEKAKQDPSYYLKNTNAETRETLQELYKEFKGDEILAATMKAPEKKKVDQLNAAHYSTGKVSASFTSTAMVPETTHEAAVIDEDVLRYQFVKKKGYVRLHTNKGDLNLELHCDLTPKTCENFIKLCKKQYYDGTIFHRSIRNFVIQGGDPTGTGTGGESYWGKPFKDEFRPNLSHTGRGVLSMANSGPNTNKSQFFITFRSCAYLDKKHTIFGRVVGGFDTLTAMENVESDPKTDRPKEEIRICATTVFVDPYEEADAQIAQERKKTQQQVDPEAKVKTSQPQPGSQGPQTYRQGVGKYINPAATKRAAEEEPSTSTAVPMAKKKPSRGFGDFSSW
- the Ppil2 gene encoding RING-type E3 ubiquitin-protein ligase PPIL2 isoform X1, with amino-acid sequence MGKRQHQKDKMYITCAEYTHFYGGRKPDITRTSFRRLPFDHCSLSLQPFVYPVCTPEGVVFDLLNIVPWLKKYGTNPSNGEKLDGKSLIKLNFAKNSEGQYHCPVLYSVFTDNTHIVAIRTTGNVYTYEAVEQLNIKAKNLRDLLTDEPFSRQDIITLQDPTNLDKFNVSNFFHVKNNMKVIDPDEEKAKQDPSYYLKNTNAETRETLQELYKEFKGDEILAATMKAPEKKKVDQLNAAHYSTGKVSASFTSTAMVPETTHEAAVIDEDVLRYQFVKKKGYVRLHTNKGDLNLELHCDLTPKTCENFIKLCKKQYYDGTIFHRSIRNFVIQGGDPTGTGTGGESYWGKPFKDEFRPNLSHTGRGVLSMANSGPNTNKSQFFITFRSCAYLDKKHTIFGRVVGGFDTLTAMENVESDPKTDRPKEEIRICATTVFVDPYEEADAQIAQERKKTQQQVDPEAKVKTSQPQPGSQGPQTYRQGVGKYINPAATKRAAEEEPSTSTAVPMAKKKPSRGFGDFSSW